From Pelmatolapia mariae isolate MD_Pm_ZW linkage group LG1, Pm_UMD_F_2, whole genome shotgun sequence, one genomic window encodes:
- the chd9 gene encoding chromodomain-helicase-DNA-binding protein 9 isoform X3, giving the protein MSTVKRPRGRPRKNANGPGSQIRVLSPPMKSSSSSSSSSSSSSSSSSSSSSEKRVPRRTHHQMESTPQDKQEKANRIISEAIAKARQRGEKNIPRVMSPESFPSSSSQYKAHRDHEHKGNGKARSKEKACRKACIVPSSKPKQKAKIGKIVIKIGKKKRRKPESSEESDDDPPPQHTLKDDDSKRRSNRQVKRKKYAEELETRLSDEEVKVIVKAKKTSTAASREPALQLFVENPSEEDAAVVDKIMSSRIAKKEVSPGVVIEVEEFFVKYKNYSYLHCEWATEQQLEKDKRIQQKIKRFKMKQAQRALFFADMEEEPFNPDYVEVDRVLEVSYCEDKDTREEVVYYLVKWCSLPYEDSTWELKDDVDQSKIEEFEQLQAAKPDSRRVERPPANLWKKREQSRQYRNGNSLRDYQLEGVNWLLFNWYNRRNCILADEMGLGKTIQSITFLEEIHRVGIKAPFLIIAPLSTIANWEREFRTWTHLNVIVYHGSMVSRQMLQQYEMYFRDAQGRIIRGAYRFQAVITTFEMILGGCPELNAIEWRCVIIDEAHRLKNKNCKLLEGFKLMNLEHKVLLTGTPLQNTVEELFSLLHFLEPARFPSENTFMQEFGDLKTEEQVQKLQGILKPMMLRRLKEDVEKKLAPKEETIIEVELTNIQKKYYRAILEKNFSFLAKGAGQANMPNLVNTMMELRKCCNHPYLIKGAEEKILEDFREVHSPTALDFHLQAMVQSAGKLVLIDKLLPKMKAGGHKVLIFSQMVRCLDILEDYLIQRRYLYERIDGRVRGNLRQAAIDRFSKPDSDRFVFLLCTRAGGLGINLTAADTCIIFDSDWNPQNDLQAQARCHRIGQNKAVKVYRLITRNSYEREMFDRASLKLGLDKAVLQSMSGRDNSLGGGTGGGAVQQQLSKKEIEDLLRRGAYGAIMDEEDEGAKFCEEDIDQILQRRTKTITIESEGRGSTFAKASFVASGNRTDISLDDPNFWDKWAKKADIDMDMVNGRNSLVIDTPRVRKQTRPFSATKDELAELSEGESDGDETKPKLRRNYDRLNSYGRTECFRVEKNLLVYGWGRWKDILNHGRFKKQLTEWDVESICRALLAYCLVHYRGDDKIKSFMWDLIAPTEDGRTKELQNHLGLSAPVPRGRKGKKMKTQSSSFDIHKAEWLRKHNPEHMLQDDGYKKHLKHHCNKVLLRVRMLYYLKQEVIGSQAQKVLDGGDSSEVKIWVPEPDNSELPALWWDAISDKCLLLGVFKHGYEKYNTIRGDPTLCFLERVGKPDEKAIAAEQRNNDFMDGDVDDPEYKPAPALLKDDMEDDASSPGDLVITDSAGDPVPVTESESAYWPSPSVLTARLRRLITASQRYTKSRQILHIHQTQSQSSQQTMVLSAPLCPLPPTLNDTLNPKMAAKIERQQRWTRREEADFYRVVSTFGVVFDPNLGRFDWTKFRAMARLHKKTDESLQKYLCAFTAMCRRVCRLPPKEGDSAVDPSLNIQPITEERASRTLYRIELLRQVREQVLRHQLLYERLPLCQMSSDLPVWWEAGTHDRDLLIGAAKHGVSRTDYHILRDPELSFMAAQRNYSQTKAAQQQSRTSTPLLHPQYQATTSVLTGSPLPPPTQRDADLCGVTPKVEPISEGEESKERQGASWTPTQAPATPTGLEEKPVSVTRDNERQMVAARTKPLTPNSSERKPKKTKRGRKDARHGSESDSDGSSSSSSSRSSSSSSSSSSSSSHSGSSSSSSSSCSSGSSSSSSSSSSSSDDSESEGEEGKKKVPTATSVKGFDEDSVASLSATQDETQDTHVAENGISNSSSHPFQGGGYMLAASYWPKDRVIINRLDSICQAVLKGKWPGTRRVYEPGGAVASFYTTKLLDNANSMCEDPSASPQGSKVTKHVAENKEFSVKLNDEGGLKLTFQKQGLPLKRPLESEEGPQAQQQYLARLHELQSASDTGLADITKPQSSFQTVPPGLTGQMRPNGVIDGQPVVKRRRGRRKNVEGMDLLFMNRSRVPTVPDQVPPGWGGIGQVGMAPGPASSYSQNSSQAPADTESRVPVINLKDGTRLAGDDAPRRKELEQWLKENPGFVADTGAFICGVNKMQMQFHFQDGRPKQKRHRCRNPNKIDVNSLTGEERVQIINRRNARKIGGAFAPPLKDLCRFLQENPEYGVPPEWADVVKQSGYLPESMFDRILTGPIVPEEVSRRGRRPKNPLAKAAAAAAAAAGAPPNPAASALGLNPLLANGLLSGMDLTSLQAFQQNLQNLQSLQLTAGLMGLPSDASNLAASNLAAMFPMMLSGMAGLPNLLSMGSLLGKPAQEAAGGSEEKTKGITSGGTGEPSASKAPSHTSDTKGERTEGSNTTPSSTSSSASSSSATQSASAASAASSQPLSLNPLLLSSMLYPGMLLTPGLNLPVSTTQPQSSNSDPTLPTAPPLPSVSQSSHQETEQPEGDKDGEEEDELLEDALDEGEGEEEEEDESIEQKDNSGPEGSGKAESSSSESGSSSSSSDDSDSSDED; this is encoded by the exons GAAAATTGTCATCAAGATTGGAAAGAAGAAAAGGCGAAAGCCCGAGTCTTCAGAGGAGTCAGATGATGACCCTCCCCCTCAACACACTTTGAAGGATGATGACTCT aagaGGCGGTCTAATCGACAGGTGAAGAGAAAGAAGTATGCTGAAGAGCTGGAGACCAGGTTGTCAGATGAAGAAGTCAAGGTTATTGTCAAAGCCAAGAAAACCAGTACTGCAGCATCCAGGGAACCCGCTCTTCAGCTATTTGTA GAGAATCCCAGTGAAGAggatgctgctgttgttgacaAAATCATGTCTTCTCGTATTGCTAAGAAGGag GTCTCTCCAGGAGTGGTCATTGAGGTGGAAGAGTTTTttgtaaaatacaaaaacta ctccTACCTACACTGTGAGTGGGCCACAGAACAGCAGCTGGAGAAGGACAAGAGGATTCAGCAGAAGATCAAACGCTTCAAGATGAAACAGGCACAGAGagcactcttctttgcagat ATGGAAGAGGAGCCATTTAACCCTGACTACGTAGAAGTAGATAGAGTGCTGGAGGTGTCATATTGCGAGGACAAAGATACAAGAGAG GAAGTGGTGTACTACCTGGTGAAGTGGTGCTCTCTGCCTTATGAAGACAGCACCTGGGAGCTGAAGGACGATGTAGATCAGAGCAAGATTGAGGAGTTTGAGCAGCTGCAGGCAGCCAAGCCAGACTCACGCAGGGTG GAGCGTCCTCCTGCCAATCTGTGGAAGAAGAGGGAACAATCGAGGCAATACAGGAATGGCAACAGCCTCAGGGACTACCAGCTAGAAGGAGTCAACTGGCTTCTTTTCAACTGGTACAACAG ACGGAACTGCATCCTGGCAGATGAGATGGGCCTAGGGAAAACAATACAGTCCATCACTTTCCTAGAAGAAATCCATCGCGTTGGAATCAAAGCGCCCTTTCTCATAATTGCCCCACTCTCCACCATCGCCAACTGGGAGCGGGAGTTCCGTACCTGGACCCACCTCAATGTCATTGTTTACCATGGGAGCATGGTCAGCAGGCAGATGCTCCAGCAGTATGAGATGTATTTCAGGGATGCACAG GGTCGTATCATACGTGGTGCCTACAGGTTTCAGGCTGTTATTACCACATTTGAGATGATTCTTGGAGGCTGTCCTGAACTCAATGCCATAGAGTGGCGCTGCGTTATTATTGATGAGGCCCATCGTCTCAAGAACAAGAACTGCAAGCTGCTAGAGGGATTCAAGCTCATGAACCTG GAACACAAGGTCCTGCTGACAGGTACTCCTCTCCAGAATACAGTGGAAGAGCTCTTCAGCCTGCTTCACTTTCTGGAGCCGGCACGCTTCCCTTCTGAAAACACCTTCATGCAGGAGTTTGGAGACCTTAAGACTGAAGAGCAG GTGCAAAAGCTTCAGGGTATCCTGAAGCCTATGATGCTGCGTCGTTTGAAAGAAGATGTGGAGAAGAAGTTGGCTCCGAAAGAGGAAACCATCATTGAAGTTGAGCTCACCAACATTCAGAAGAAATACTACCGTGCCATCCTAGAGAAGAATTTTTCTTTCCTGGCTAAAGGAGCTGGCCAGGCAAATATGCCCAACCTGGTCAACACTATGATGGAGCTAAGAAAGTGTTGCAACCACCCCTACCTAATCAAAG GAGCAGAGGAAAAGATCCTAGAAGACTTCAGGGAAGTGCACAGCCCTACTGCCCTAGACTTTCACCTGCAGGCTATGGTGCAGTCTGCTGGGAAGCTCGTCCTCATTGACAAATTGCTGCCTAAAATGAAGGCAGGAGGGCACAAGGTGCTCATCTTCTCCCAAATGGTCCGCTGTCTGGACATCTTGGAAGACTACCTCATTCAGAGAAG GTATCTGTACGAGCGTATTGATGGACGGGTTCGTGGAAATCTGCGACAGGCTGCCATCGACCGCTTCAGTAAGCCTGACTCAGATCgctttgttttccttctgtgtACAAGAGCTGGTGGGCTGGGAATCAACCTCACAGCAGCAGACACCTGCATCATCTTCGACTCTGACTGGAACCCACAAAACGACCTGCAG GCCCAGGCTCGCTGCCATCGCATCGGTCAGAACAAGGCAGTGAAGGTGTACCGTTTGATCACCAGGAACTCATATGAGCGAGAAATGTTTGATCGCGCCAGCCTCAAGTTGGGTTTGGATAAAGCAGTGTTGCAGAGCATGAGTGGCCGAGATAACAGCCTGGGAGGAGGCACTGGGGGAGGG gctgtgcagcagcagctgtccaAAAAGGAGATTGAAGATCTGTTGCGACGTGGGGCCTACGGGGCAATCATGGATGAGGAGGATGAAGGGGCCAAATTCTGTGAGGAGGACATTGACCAGATCCTGCAGCGCAGGACAAAGACCATTACCATTGAGTCTGAGGGACGAGGATCCACTTTTGCCaag GCCAGTTTTGTAGCATCTGGAAACCGTACAGACATCTCCCTGGATGACCCTAATTTCTGGGACAAGTGGGCCAAAAAGGCTGACATTGATATGGATATGGTCAACGGCAGA AACAGCCTGGTCATTGACACTCCTCGTGTCAGAAAGCAGACAAGGCCCTTTAGTGCCACCAAGGATGAGCTAGCAGAGCTTTCAGAGGGCGAGAGTGACGGCGATGAGACCAAACCTAAGCTCAGACGAAACTACGATCGCCTGAACAGCTATGGCCGCACAGAGTGCTTCAGAGTAGAGAAGAACCTGCTTGTCTATGG ATGGGGTCGTTGGAAGGATATCCTCAACCATGGCCGTTTTAAGAAGCAGTTGACTGAGTGGGATGTGGAGTCCATCTGCAGGGCCTTGTTGGCCTACTGCCTGGTCCATTATCGTGGAGATGACAAAATCAAAAGCTTCATGTGGGACCTCATAGCCCCTACCGAGGATGGACGCACAAAGGAGTTGCAGAATCACTTAG GCTTGTCTGCCCCAGTTCCTCGGGGTAGAAAGGGTAAAAAGATGAAGACCCAATCTAGTTCTTTTGACATCCACAAGGCTGAGTGGCTCAGGAAGCACAACCCTGAGCATATGCTTCAGGACGATGGCTATAAGAAGCACCTGAAACACCACTGCAACAA GGTGCTGCTCAGGGTCAGAATGCTCTACTACCTGAAACAAGAGGTGATAGGAAGCCAGGCCCAGAAGGTGCTAGATGGCGGGGACTCCAG TGAAGTAAAGATCTGGGTTCCAGAGCCTGACAATTCAGAGCTTCCAGCCCTGTGGTGGGATGCAATCTCTGACAAGTGTCTTCTGCTGGGTGTCTTTAAGCATG GTTATGAGAAGTACAACACTATTCGTGGAGACCCTACCCTGTGTTTCCTAGAGCGTGTGGGAAAACCAGATGAGAAGGCCATCGCTGCTGAACAGAGAAACAATGATTTCATGGATGG GGATGTGGATGATCCAGAATACAAGCCTGCTCCAGCACTGTTAAAGGACGACATGGAG GACGACGCCTCTTCTCCTGGAGACTTGGTTATCACTGACAGTGCTGGAG ATCCTGTTCCAGTGACAGAAAGTGAAAGTGCCTACTGGCCCTCCCCCTCAGTGCTGACAGCCAGGCTGAGACGTCTGATAACAGCTTCTCAGCGCTACACCAAGAGCCGCCAGATCCTACACATCCACCAGACTCAGTCTCAGTCCTCCCAGCAGACTATGGTGCTGTCTGCTCCACTTTGCCCGCTACCCCCCACGCTCAACGACACCCTCAACCCCAAGATGGCTGCTAAGATTGAACGGCAACAAAG ATGGACCAGACGAGAAGAGGCTGACTTTTATCGTGTTGTCTCCACTTTTGGTGTCGTTTTCGACCCAAACCTCGGGCGGTTTGATTGGACCAAGTTCAGGGCTATGGCTCGGCTGCACAAGAAGACTGATGAGAGCCTGCAGAAATACCTTTGTGCTTTTACTGCCATGTGCCGACGTGTGTGTCGCCTGCCACCTAAAGAGGGAG ACTCTGCAGTGGACCCGTCTCTAAACATCCAGCCCATTACAGAAGAGCGAGCATCTCGTACCCTGTACAGAATAGAGCTGCTTCGGCAGGTGAGGGAACAAGTCCTTCGACATCAATTATTGTACGAGCGTCTGCCACTGTGTCAGATGAGCTCTGACTTACCTGTTTGGTGGGAGGCTGGTACTCATGACCGTGACCTGCTAATTGGTGCTGCAAAGCATGGTGTAAGTCGCACTGATTACCACATTCTGAGAGACCCTGAACTCAGCTTCATGGCTGCCCAACGCAACTACAGCCAAACAAAAGCTGCACAGCAGCAATCACGTACATCCACACCGCTCTTACACCCTCAGTACCAAGCTACCACCTCAGTGTTGACAGGCTCTCCACTGCCTCCACCCACTCAAAGAGACGCAGACCTATGTGGGGTCACGCCCAAAGTGGAACCAATTTCAGAGGGTGAGGAGAGCAAGGAAAGACAGGGAGCAAGTTGGACCCCGACTCAAGCACCAGCTACTCCCACAGGTCTGGAAGAGAAGCCTGTTTCAGTAACCAGGGACAATGAAAGGCAGATGGTGGCAGCACGAACGAAACCCCTCACACCCAACTCCTCAGAGAGGAAACCGAAGAAGACCAAGAGGGGCCGCAAGGACGCCAGGCATGGCTCAGAGTCCGACTCAGATGGCTCCTCCTCAAGTTCGTCGTCacgctcttcttcctcttcatcgtcatcctcatcttcctcaTCACATTCAGGGTCcagctcctcctcttcttcatcttgCTCTTCTGGCTCTTCgtcatcatcctcctcctcctcatcttcttctGATGACAGTGAAAGTGAgggagaggaaggaaaaaagaagg TCCCCACTGCTACAAGTGTAAAGGGATTTGATGAGGACAGTGTGGCATCTCTGAGCGCTACGCAGGATGAAACACAAGACACCCATGTAGCTGAGAATGGCATCTCCAACAGCTCTTCACACCCTTTCCAGGGTGGAGGGTACATGCTGGCTGCATCATACTGGCCAAAG GATCGCGTGATTATTAACCGCCTGGATAGCATTTGCCAGGCAGTGCTTAAAGGCAAATGGCCGGGAACACGTCGGGTCTATGAGCCTGGAGGCGCTGTGGCCTCCTTCTACACCACCAAGCTGCTGGACAATGCCAACAGCATGTGCGAGGACCCCTCTGCTTCACCACAGGGGTCAAAGGTGACCAAGCATGTTGCAGAAAACAAGGAGTTCTCAGTAAAACTCAACGAT GAGGGAGGTCTGAAGTTGACCTTCCAGAAACAGGGTCTACCTCTGAAGAGGCCCCTGGAGTCCGAGGAAGGTCCCCAGGCCCAGCAGCAGTACCTGGCTCGGCTTCATGAGCTCCAGAGTGCCTCAGACACAGGACTTGCTGACATCACCAAACCTCAGTCCAGCTTTCAGACGG TTCCTCCAGGTCTTACTGGTCAGATGAGGCCAAATGGAGTAATAGATGGCCAGCCAGTGGTTaaaaggaggagagggaggaggaagaaCGTTGAGGGAATGGACCTGCTCTTCATGAACAGGAGTAGAGTCCCAACAGTTCCCGATCAG GTACCTCCAGGGTGGGGGGGTATTGGCCAGGTGGGCATGGCTCCAGGCCCTGCATCAAGCTACAGTCAGAACTCCAGTCAGGCCCCTGCAGACACTGAGAGCAGGGTCCCGGTTATCAACCTGAAAGATGGCACCCGGCTGGCTGGGGATGATGCTCCCAGGAGGAAAGAACTGGAGCAGTGGCTAAAAGAAAACCCTGGCTTTGTGGCAGACACAGGAGCTTTTATCTGT GGGGTAAATAAGATGCAAATGCAGTTCCACTTCCAGGATGGTCGGCCAAAGCAGAAAAGGCACCGCTGTAGAAACCCCAACAAGATTGATGTGAACAGCTTGACGGGAGAAGAAAGGGTCCAGATCATCAACAGGAGAAACGCACGCAAG ATTGGTGGAGCCTTTGCTCCTCCGCTGAAGGACCTATGCCGATTCCTTCAGGAAAACCCAGAGTACGGAGTCCCGCCTGAATGGGCCGATGTTGTTAAACAGTCG GGTTACCTCCCAGAGAGCATGTTTGACAGGATCCTGACTGGACCCATTGTTCCGGAGGAGGTAAGTCGGCGTGGACGGCGACCTAAGAATCCTTTGGCCAAGGCAGcggcagctgcagctgcagcggCAGGAGCACCACCTAACCCGGCAGCCTCGGCACTAGGTTTGAACCCACTGCTGGCAAACGGCCTCCTCTCTGGAATGGACCTCACGAGTCTGCAGGCCTTCCAGCAAAACCTCCAGAATTTGCAGTCCCTGCAGCTCACTGCAGGCCTGATGGGGCTGCCGTCTGATGCTAGTAACCTGGCTGCAAGTAACTTGGCTGCCATGTTTCCCATGATGCTGTCTGGTATGGCTGGACTGCCAAACCTCCTTAGCATGGGCAGCTTGCTTGGGAAGCCTGCTCAGGAAGCTGCAGGAGGCtctgaagagaaaacaaagggaATAACCAGCGGTGGAACAGGAGAGCCATCTGCCTCTAAAGCCCCCTCTCACACCTCAGACACCAAAGGAGAAAGGACAGAGGGCTCAAACACGACTCCTTCCTCCACTTCCAGCTCTGCTTCCTCTTCCTCCGCCACACAAAGTGCTTCAGCTGCCTCTGCAGCCTCCAGTCAGCCACTGTCTCTTAACCCCTTGTTACTCTCCAGTATGCTTTACCCAGGGATGCTTCTCACTCCAGGCCTTAACCTTCCTGTGTCCACCACACAGCCACAGAGCTCAAACAGTGACCCCACCCTTCCAACTGCTCCTCCTCTACCTTCAGTTTCCCAGTCATCACATCAGGAGACAGAGCAGCCGGAGGGAGACAAggatggagaggaggaagacgagCTTTTGGAAGACGCTTTGGatgagggggagggggaggaggaggaagaggatgaatCCATAGAACAAAAGGATAACAGTGGTCCTGAAGGTTCAGGGAAAGCAGAGTCTTCTTCATCAGAGTCTGGGAGCTCTTCCTCATCCTCAGACGATTCAGACTCCAGTGATGAGGACTGA